The sequence CTTCATAATACCGCCTTTCAAATTAGTGACCTTGTAGCCTAACCTTTCAGATAAAAATTCGGAAACGATTCCCGTACGACTTCCCACTCTGCATATGAGTGCAAAAGGCTCATCTTTTTTAACAACCCTCTCTAACTGTTCCAAAAAATCCGGAACATTGAAATTCCCTTTTTCATCAAAAAACATGATCGTATAGGAACCTTTTACGATCCCTGTTTCTCTCCATTCTGCAGGTGTACGGATATCGATGATCTTCATATTTTTTTCAGCAAACTCAGGTGTTGCCCAAACCTGATATAACTCTGCCATCAATGATACTGTCATAAGACATAAACCGATCACTATTCTCTTCATCTCTGTTCCTTATCTTCATCATCATACGAGTCTAGTATTTAATATTGTAACAAATTAGGGTGTAGTAACCGTGGATTTTATACCCTTAGAGTACAATGCATTATGAATTTTATACATATCAGTGACATAAACATACCAGAACTCGACATTTACCATCAGTTAAGAGACAAAGCTTTTACCTCTGACAACAGTTTTATAGCAGACAGTCCCAAAGTAGTGAACCTGCTTCTAAAGACAGATATCACAGTAAAAAGTATACTGGCTACACAAGAGTATTATGATACCTATGCACCGCTCATCAAAGAGAAAAAGATTCCTCAACTCTTTGTCGCAAGTAAAGCTCTTATGCAGAAGATCGTAGGGCACAAGATACACCATAATGTCATGATGCATGGTATACGTCCCGAACAGACGCCCCTTGGCGACCTTGATAATCAGATCATTATGCTCGATGAGATAAGTTCTACACAAAATATAGGCTCCATCGCACGCTCAGCTGCTGCCATAGGTATAAACTCATACCTCCTCCCTGCGTATGGACCGCACCCCTACTCCAGACGGGCACTTAGAGTCTCCATGGGGCATATAAGTATGCTCAAAACACATCTCTATGATGATTTACATAAGACCATCATGACACTTAAAGAAAATGGCTACCGCATCTATGCGGCAGAAGTCACGGATGATTCGACGCCTCTTGCCTCTGTCAAAGTCGCAGAGAAATGGGTACTGCTTATGGGCCATGAGGGTTTAGGTTTGTCAGATGAGATATTGGATCTCTGTGATGAAGTGGTCACGATAGAGATGACAAAAGGTGTGAAGAGTTTTAATGTAGGCGTTGCAGCTTCTATTATGATGTATCAATTCAAACACACCATTTAATATTATAATCAATAATATTTATACATAAAATTAAAAAATAATGTTGTATGTTAATTGTATTTTTGATATACTCAAAATATATTAAATTTCAAGAAAGGGTATATCATGAAACGTGTAGTATTGTTTATCATAGCTGCTCTTGCAATGGCAGGGTGTTCAACTAAATCCGATTTAGTCCTATTTCATGACACAAATGTAAGTAATGAGCAGGCACAGAAAAGTGTCACAGTAATAGGCAGTGAAGGTATGTACGAATATAGAATCCGTCCACATGACAGGATCTCTATCACGATGTATAACCATCCGGAACTTGGTACAACCAGTATCAATAGCCAAAGACAAGATACTACAGGTGTCCTGGTTGATTCCAAAGGCTATGTAAGACTGCCGCTTGTCAAGTCTATACATATTGCAGGGCTTACACAGCCGGCTGCACAAGCAAAGATAGAAAAGGCATATAAAGCGTATCTCGAAGATGCAGAGCTCAACTTGCAAGTACTCAACAAGAGAGCCTATGTACTGGGAGAAGTCAACAAACCAGGAGAAGTAAATCTCTTTAACGAAAGAGCCACTCTTTTGCAAGTCCTGGCTGGAGCAGGAGACTTAACAAATTATGCCAATAGACATGCTATCGTCATTATGAAACAGAGAAAGAACACCGTAGTGACAGAAACTGTAGACCTTACCGGTGCGAATTCGATTAAAATGGCCAACTTAATGATCTATCCTGGTGATACCATTTATGTAGCACCGAATGGTGTAAGAGCATTTAACATAGGTGTAAGTGAAGTCACTCCAGTCTTTGACCTAGCAGGAAGAATTACACAACCGATA is a genomic window of Sulfurovum sp. XGS-02 containing:
- a CDS encoding rhodanese-like domain-containing protein, giving the protein MKRIVIGLCLMTVSLMAELYQVWATPEFAEKNMKIIDIRTPAEWRETGIVKGSYTIMFFDEKGNFNVPDFLEQLERVVKKDEPFALICRVGSRTGIVSEFLSERLGYKVTNLKGGIMKMIHEGYKTVPYQP
- a CDS encoding RNA methyltransferase; the protein is MNFIHISDINIPELDIYHQLRDKAFTSDNSFIADSPKVVNLLLKTDITVKSILATQEYYDTYAPLIKEKKIPQLFVASKALMQKIVGHKIHHNVMMHGIRPEQTPLGDLDNQIIMLDEISSTQNIGSIARSAAAIGINSYLLPAYGPHPYSRRALRVSMGHISMLKTHLYDDLHKTIMTLKENGYRIYAAEVTDDSTPLASVKVAEKWVLLMGHEGLGLSDEILDLCDEVVTIEMTKGVKSFNVGVAASIMMYQFKHTI
- a CDS encoding polysaccharide biosynthesis/export family protein, producing MKRVVLFIIAALAMAGCSTKSDLVLFHDTNVSNEQAQKSVTVIGSEGMYEYRIRPHDRISITMYNHPELGTTSINSQRQDTTGVLVDSKGYVRLPLVKSIHIAGLTQPAAQAKIEKAYKAYLEDAELNLQVLNKRAYVLGEVNKPGEVNLFNERATLLQVLAGAGDLTNYANRHAIVIMKQRKNTVVTETVDLTGANSIKMANLMIYPGDTIYVAPNGVRAFNIGVSEVTPVFDLAGRITQPIVNVEYLRDR